From the Candidatus Zixiibacteriota bacterium genome, one window contains:
- a CDS encoding biotin--[acetyl-CoA-carboxylase] ligase has protein sequence MAYDITQLQIDVLNELRSHPRSYLSIRQLADSTNQPPQLIARALKELENWGYGLLSNAEGGVRYGSSPDVLFPHEIEHGLEARLIAQNIFSLDRVGSTNTLAHKYAERGQPEGTLIIAERQTAGKGRLGRTWHSPAGCGLYFSLILRPPISPAQAPGISLITALAIVEAIRASSKLKAQLKWPNDVLCEGCKVAGVLTELAAELDRVRYVVVGIGINVNHQAEDFPPALRDKAGSLRQLVGAPIDRIKLLQLVLSRFEFNYQRFVRSGLKDAVKSIRRYSAVLGKPVSFQINGEHRSGRAVDIDGNGLLVVEVNGKTMTLGSGEISLAENY, from the coding sequence GTGGCGTACGACATTACCCAATTGCAGATTGATGTTCTCAATGAGTTGCGCTCGCATCCCCGCTCATATCTCTCGATCCGACAACTCGCCGACAGCACGAACCAGCCGCCGCAACTGATCGCACGCGCCCTCAAAGAACTCGAGAACTGGGGCTACGGGTTGCTCAGTAATGCTGAAGGAGGAGTGAGGTACGGATCGTCACCGGACGTGCTCTTCCCGCACGAAATCGAGCATGGCCTTGAAGCTCGCTTGATTGCTCAAAACATCTTTAGCCTCGATCGGGTCGGTTCGACCAACACGCTGGCACACAAGTACGCCGAGCGAGGCCAGCCGGAGGGTACGCTGATCATTGCCGAACGGCAGACCGCCGGCAAAGGCCGTCTTGGCCGCACTTGGCACTCTCCCGCCGGCTGCGGACTGTATTTCTCGTTGATCCTGCGCCCGCCGATTTCGCCGGCGCAGGCGCCGGGAATTTCGTTGATCACCGCCCTCGCGATCGTCGAGGCCATTCGTGCAAGTTCAAAGTTGAAAGCGCAACTTAAGTGGCCAAACGACGTGCTCTGCGAGGGATGCAAAGTGGCCGGCGTGCTGACCGAACTGGCGGCGGAACTCGACCGCGTGCGCTATGTCGTCGTCGGTATCGGTATCAACGTCAATCACCAGGCAGAGGACTTCCCGCCGGCGCTGCGCGACAAGGCCGGCTCACTGCGCCAGCTCGTCGGGGCGCCAATCGACCGTATCAAGCTGCTGCAACTCGTTCTGAGCCGCTTCGAATTTAACTACCAGCGTTTCGTCAGGAGCGGTCTCAAAGACGCCGTCAAATCGATCCGCCGCTACTCCGCAGTGCTCGGTAAGCCGGTCAGCTTTCAGATCAACGGCGAACATCGCTCGGGACGCGCCGTTGACATCGACGGCAACGGTCTGCTGGTCGTCGAAGTCAACGGCAAGACGATGACCCTGGGCTCCGGCGAAATCTCCCTGGCGGAAAACTACTAA
- a CDS encoding alpha/beta hydrolase: MSLLETENLQLYYETLGQGEPLVLIHGIVTDSRYWLDLPQFLSKRFTVITYDLRGHGQSSVPTTGYSYRDHVNDLKLLLNELGFKKTTIVAHSLGGAIAVKYAIEAPEHVKALALAAPHIVGYKDYTDWPNVYRTARQIDVDQARIQWEQFRLFSKLDRQSPEWAVFKTTLAEFPGKLWLDQQAGRYIDESDMKLLDNLTMPVLLLCGRDDLDFLPLAKLFNARLSNGTLFEIPECGHMIHLEKPEIFRRELAAFLKL; this comes from the coding sequence ATGTCGCTTCTGGAAACCGAAAATCTGCAGCTTTATTACGAGACACTCGGCCAGGGTGAACCGCTGGTCTTGATCCATGGCATCGTCACCGACAGTCGCTATTGGCTGGATTTACCGCAGTTTCTCAGCAAGCGCTTCACGGTGATTACCTACGATCTGCGCGGCCACGGGCAGAGTTCGGTACCGACGACCGGCTATTCCTACCGTGATCACGTCAACGATCTCAAGCTGCTGCTCAACGAACTTGGCTTCAAGAAAACCACGATTGTCGCACACTCGCTCGGGGGAGCCATCGCCGTCAAGTATGCCATCGAAGCGCCGGAGCACGTCAAGGCGTTGGCGCTGGCCGCGCCGCACATCGTCGGCTACAAGGACTACACCGACTGGCCGAATGTCTACCGAACCGCACGGCAGATCGACGTGGATCAGGCGCGCATCCAATGGGAGCAGTTCCGCCTCTTCAGCAAACTCGACCGTCAATCGCCGGAGTGGGCGGTCTTCAAGACAACGCTGGCGGAATTTCCCGGCAAACTCTGGCTCGATCAGCAGGCGGGACGCTACATCGACGAAAGCGATATGAAACTGCTCGACAATCTAACCATGCCCGTGCTGCTGCTCTGCGGTCGCGATGATCTTGATTTCCTGCCGCTGGCCAAGCTCTTCAACGCCCGCCTGAGCAACGGCACGCTCTTCGAAATCCCAGAGTGCGGGCACATGATTCACCTGGAGAAGCCGGAAATCTTCCGCCGCGAACTGGCGGCATTCTTGAAGCTGTAG